A genome region from Drosophila simulans strain w501 chromosome 2R, Prin_Dsim_3.1, whole genome shotgun sequence includes the following:
- the LOC6734679 gene encoding myosin light chain kinase, smooth muscle isoform X6 produces MSQLESYPENGIRLLRMRDVTASRSGEICLQVKHPQAESRRIPTTRTYTSLLVLPAIRGNSSSSSLAARSCILTRPEDCTALIGGHVRLSVRYEPFPGTKVIWYKACHPIVESSNVTIRTTSQQSTLYITDISADDSGKYTVEVMNDYGVEAAAASVAVEGPPEPPSGQPSVSLGPDRVAVAWCGPPYDGGCMITGFIIEMQTIGDGNCDEDSWQQVTRVVDSLAYTVKNLQPQRQYRFRVRAENIHGRSAPGQASELVQITNTPQRSTSSDASDRFGRATVSVQSGGDFKSRFEIIEELGKGRFGIVYKVQERGQPEQLLAAKVIKCIKSQDRQKVLEEISIMRALQHPKLLQLAASFESPREIVMVMEYITGGELFERVVADDFTLTEMDCILFLRQVCDGVAYMHGQSVVHLDLKPENIMCHTRTSHQIKIIDFGLAQRLDTKAPVRVLFGTPEFIPPEIISYEPIGFKSDMWSVGVICYVLLSGLSPFMGDTDVETFSNITRADYDYDDEAFDCVSQEAKDFISQLLVHRKEDRLTAQQCLESKWLSQRPDDSLSNNKICTDKLKKFIIRRKWQKTGNAIRALGRMANLSVSRRNSAIAMGVLSSPRPSISGLGMLTASAIGVGTSSQMTSLHEEEDDFSGEMPPVEKRTVLKLRDKSQCSERSDSGYSECSNCSGAQETLLLSLAKSKLEAIAKASTLPTVVHDTEQPVSLELPTKGEAIMRSDFTNTIKMRKKSLEDSAAREKPKSKPQIKPLLCESKLKVSQLKDRFQVSPAPASASASASAANKPPLAFGPFKIAKVASVGRISRTEESGRSGRGTPSGSGKGKPPQVRSMPSSPLPQRSATPTRLMSQRVREAAERLAQQHTVASAQRHLGNGRGTGTGNGNGNSNGNGNSNGNGNGNTAETNRESRARRLINRFNSETQHITS; encoded by the exons ATGTCACAG TTGGAGTCTTATCCCGAGAACGGCATTCGGCTTCTGCGCATGCGTGACGTGACCGCATCGAGAAGCGGCGAGATCTGTCTGCAGGTGAAGCATCCCCAGGCGGAGTCCCGTCGAATCCCGACCACACGAACCTACACCAGCCTCCTGGTACTGCCCGCCATCCGGGGCAACAGCTCCAGTTCCTCGCTGGCGGCCAGAAGCTGCATTTTGACACGCCCCGAGGACTGCACCGCCCTGATCGGTGGACATGTTCGGCTGAGCGTTCGCTACGAGCCATTCCCGGGCACCAAAGTCATCTGGTACAAGGCG TGTCATCCCATTGTGGAGAGCTCCAATGTGACGATCCGGACGACGAGCCAACAGTCGACGCTCTACATCACGGACATCTCGGCGGACGACAGCGGCAAGTATACGGTTGAGGTGATGAACGACTATGGCGTGGAGGCAGCCGCTGCCTCGGTGGCAGTGGAAGGTCCTCCGGAGCCACCAAGTGGCCAGCCCAGTGTATCGCTGGGTCCAGATCGCGTGGCAGTGGCCTGGTGTGGTCCACCCTACGACGGTGGCTGTATGATCACAGGTTTTAT CATTGAGATGCAGACCATTGGCGATGGGAACTGCGATGAGGACAGCTGGCAGCAGGTGACCCGAGTGGTGGACAGCTTAGCGTACACCGTCAAGAACCTCCAGCCGCAGAGGCAGTACCGATTCAGAGTGCGTGCCGAGAATATCCATGGACGCAGTGCACCCGGCCAGGCCAGCGAACTGGTACAGATAACCAATACGCCGCAGAGGAGCACCTCGTCTGATGCCAGCGATCGTTTCGGACGGGCGACAGTTAGCGTGCAGTCTGGTGGAGATTTCAAATCCCGCTTCGAGATCATCGAGGAGCTGGGCAAGGGACGATTTGGCATCGTTTACAAGGTGCAGGAACGCGGTCAgccggagcagctgctggccgCCAAGGTGATTAAGTGCATCAAGTCGCAGGATCGGCAGAAGGTGCTCGAGGAGATCTCCATCATGCGCGCACTGCAGCATCCCaagctcctccagctggctGCCTCCTTCGAAAGTCCCAGGGAGATTGTCATGGTGATGGAGTA CATCACTGGCGGAGAACTATTCGAACGTGTGGTGGCTGACGACTTCACCTTGACCGAAATGGACTGCATCCTGTTCCTGCGACAGGTTTGCGATGGCGTGGCCTACATGCACGGCCAGAGTGTGGTGCATCTCGATCTGAAACCGGAGAACATAATGTGCCATACGCGCACTAGCCACCAGATCAAGATCATTGACTTTGGACTGGCCCAACGACTGGATACGAAAGCACCCGTCCGGGTTCTCTTTGGAACGCCCGAGTTTATACCACCAGAGATCATTAGCTACGAGCCCATAGGTTTCAAGTCCGACATGTGGAGTGTGGGCGTCATTTGCTACGTGCT ACTCTCGGGTCTGTCGCCTTTCATGGGCGATACCGATGTGGAAACCTTCTCGAATATAACTAGAGCGGATTACGACTACGATGACGAGGCCTTCGACTGCGT TTCGCAAGAGGCCAAGGATTTCATCTCGCAGCTACTGGTCCACCGGAAGGAGGACCGCCTGACCGCCCAGCAATGCCTGGAGTCCAAGTGGCTGAGCCAACGACCAGACGATAGTCTCAGCAATAACAAGATCTGCACGGATAAGCTGAAGAAGTTCATCATTCGGCGCAAGTGGCAG AAAACCGGAAATGCCATCCGTGCACTGGGTCGCATGGCCAATCTGTCGGTGTCGCGAAGAAACTCAGCCATTGCCATGGGAGTACTGAGCAGTCCAAGGCCATCGATATCGGGTCTGGGCATGCTGACCGCCAGTGCCATTGGGGTTGGAACCAGCTCCCAGATGACATCGCTCCACGAAGAGGAGGACGACTTCAGCGGCGAGATGCCGCCAGTGGAGAAGCGCACCGTTCTCAAGCTGCGAGATAAATCCCAGTGCAGTGAACGCAGTGATTCAGGCTACAGTGAGTGTTCCAACTGCAGTGGAGCCCAGGAGACGCTGCTACTCTCGCTGGCCAAATCCAAACTGGAGGCTATAGCGAAGGCCAGCACTTTGCCCACGGTGGTGCACGATACGGAGCAACCCGTTAGCCTGGAGCTGCCCACCAAGGGCGAGGCCATCATGCGCTCCGACTTTACCAACACCATCAAGATGCGCAAGAAGTCACTGGAGGACAGCGCTGCGCGGGAGAAGCCCAAGTCCAAGCCCCAGATCAAGCCGCTCTTGTGTGAGTCCAAGCTGAAGGTGTCCCAGCTGAAGGACAGGTTCCAGGTGtcccctgctcctgcttctgcatctgcatccgcatccgctgCTAACAAACCTCCGCTTGCCTTTGGGCCCTTCAAAATAGCCAAGGTGGCGAGTGTGGGACGCATCAGTAGAA CAGAGGAGTCGGGAAGGAGCGGTAGAGGCACACCCAGTGGATCCGGCAAAGGCAAGCCACCGCAGGTGCGTTCCATGCCCAGCTCTCCGCTGCCCCAGCGATCCGCCACGCCGACGCGGCTGATGAGCCAACGTGTCCGCGAGGCGGCCGAGCGTCTTGCCCAACAGCACACGGTGGCCAGTGCTCAGCGGCACTTGGGCAATGGGAGGGGCACCGGCActggcaatggaaatggcaacagcaatggcaatggcaatagTAATGGCAATGGTAATGGGAACACGGCGGAGACGAATCGCGAATCACGCGCGCGACGTCTCATCAACCGATTCAATAGCGAAACGCAGCATATCACGTCCTAG
- the LOC6734679 gene encoding myosin light chain kinase, smooth muscle isoform X7 produces the protein MRDVTASRSGEICLQVKHPQAESRRIPTTRTYTSLLVLPAIRGNSSSSSLAARSCILTRPEDCTALIGGHVRLSVRYEPFPGTKVIWYKACHPIVESSNVTIRTTSQQSTLYITDISADDSGKYTVEVMNDYGVEAAAASVAVEGPPEPPSGQPSVSLGPDRVAVAWCGPPYDGGCMITGFIIEMQTIGDGNCDEDSWQQVTRVVDSLAYTVKNLQPQRQYRFRVRAENIHGRSAPGQASELVQITNTPQRSTSSDASDRFGRATVSVQSGGDFKSRFEIIEELGKGRFGIVYKVQERGQPEQLLAAKVIKCIKSQDRQKVLEEISIMRALQHPKLLQLAASFESPREIVMVMEYITGGELFERVVADDFTLTEMDCILFLRQVCDGVAYMHGQSVVHLDLKPENIMCHTRTSHQIKIIDFGLAQRLDTKAPVRVLFGTPEFIPPEIISYEPIGFKSDMWSVGVICYVLLSGLSPFMGDTDVETFSNITRADYDYDDEAFDCVSQEAKDFISQLLVHRKEDRLTAQQCLESKWLSQRPDDSLSNNKICTDKLKKFIIRRKWQKTGNAIRALGRMANLSVSRRNSAIAMGVLSSPRPSISGLGMLTASAIGVGTSSQMTSLHEEEDDFSGEMPPVEKRTVLKLRDKSQCSERSDSGYSECSNCSGAQETLLLSLAKSKLEAIAKASTLPTVVHDTEQPVSLELPTKGEAIMRSDFTNTIKMRKKSLEDSAAREKPKSKPQIKPLLCESKLKVSQLKDRFQVSPAPASASASASAANKPPLAFGPFKIAKVASVGRISRTEESGRSGRGTPSGSGKGKPPQVRSMPSSPLPQRSATPTRLMSQRVREAAERLAQQHTVASAQRHLGNGRGTGTGNGNGNSNGNGNSNGNGNGNTAETNRESRARRLINRFNSETQHITS, from the exons ATGCGTGACGTGACCGCATCGAGAAGCGGCGAGATCTGTCTGCAGGTGAAGCATCCCCAGGCGGAGTCCCGTCGAATCCCGACCACACGAACCTACACCAGCCTCCTGGTACTGCCCGCCATCCGGGGCAACAGCTCCAGTTCCTCGCTGGCGGCCAGAAGCTGCATTTTGACACGCCCCGAGGACTGCACCGCCCTGATCGGTGGACATGTTCGGCTGAGCGTTCGCTACGAGCCATTCCCGGGCACCAAAGTCATCTGGTACAAGGCG TGTCATCCCATTGTGGAGAGCTCCAATGTGACGATCCGGACGACGAGCCAACAGTCGACGCTCTACATCACGGACATCTCGGCGGACGACAGCGGCAAGTATACGGTTGAGGTGATGAACGACTATGGCGTGGAGGCAGCCGCTGCCTCGGTGGCAGTGGAAGGTCCTCCGGAGCCACCAAGTGGCCAGCCCAGTGTATCGCTGGGTCCAGATCGCGTGGCAGTGGCCTGGTGTGGTCCACCCTACGACGGTGGCTGTATGATCACAGGTTTTAT CATTGAGATGCAGACCATTGGCGATGGGAACTGCGATGAGGACAGCTGGCAGCAGGTGACCCGAGTGGTGGACAGCTTAGCGTACACCGTCAAGAACCTCCAGCCGCAGAGGCAGTACCGATTCAGAGTGCGTGCCGAGAATATCCATGGACGCAGTGCACCCGGCCAGGCCAGCGAACTGGTACAGATAACCAATACGCCGCAGAGGAGCACCTCGTCTGATGCCAGCGATCGTTTCGGACGGGCGACAGTTAGCGTGCAGTCTGGTGGAGATTTCAAATCCCGCTTCGAGATCATCGAGGAGCTGGGCAAGGGACGATTTGGCATCGTTTACAAGGTGCAGGAACGCGGTCAgccggagcagctgctggccgCCAAGGTGATTAAGTGCATCAAGTCGCAGGATCGGCAGAAGGTGCTCGAGGAGATCTCCATCATGCGCGCACTGCAGCATCCCaagctcctccagctggctGCCTCCTTCGAAAGTCCCAGGGAGATTGTCATGGTGATGGAGTA CATCACTGGCGGAGAACTATTCGAACGTGTGGTGGCTGACGACTTCACCTTGACCGAAATGGACTGCATCCTGTTCCTGCGACAGGTTTGCGATGGCGTGGCCTACATGCACGGCCAGAGTGTGGTGCATCTCGATCTGAAACCGGAGAACATAATGTGCCATACGCGCACTAGCCACCAGATCAAGATCATTGACTTTGGACTGGCCCAACGACTGGATACGAAAGCACCCGTCCGGGTTCTCTTTGGAACGCCCGAGTTTATACCACCAGAGATCATTAGCTACGAGCCCATAGGTTTCAAGTCCGACATGTGGAGTGTGGGCGTCATTTGCTACGTGCT ACTCTCGGGTCTGTCGCCTTTCATGGGCGATACCGATGTGGAAACCTTCTCGAATATAACTAGAGCGGATTACGACTACGATGACGAGGCCTTCGACTGCGT TTCGCAAGAGGCCAAGGATTTCATCTCGCAGCTACTGGTCCACCGGAAGGAGGACCGCCTGACCGCCCAGCAATGCCTGGAGTCCAAGTGGCTGAGCCAACGACCAGACGATAGTCTCAGCAATAACAAGATCTGCACGGATAAGCTGAAGAAGTTCATCATTCGGCGCAAGTGGCAG AAAACCGGAAATGCCATCCGTGCACTGGGTCGCATGGCCAATCTGTCGGTGTCGCGAAGAAACTCAGCCATTGCCATGGGAGTACTGAGCAGTCCAAGGCCATCGATATCGGGTCTGGGCATGCTGACCGCCAGTGCCATTGGGGTTGGAACCAGCTCCCAGATGACATCGCTCCACGAAGAGGAGGACGACTTCAGCGGCGAGATGCCGCCAGTGGAGAAGCGCACCGTTCTCAAGCTGCGAGATAAATCCCAGTGCAGTGAACGCAGTGATTCAGGCTACAGTGAGTGTTCCAACTGCAGTGGAGCCCAGGAGACGCTGCTACTCTCGCTGGCCAAATCCAAACTGGAGGCTATAGCGAAGGCCAGCACTTTGCCCACGGTGGTGCACGATACGGAGCAACCCGTTAGCCTGGAGCTGCCCACCAAGGGCGAGGCCATCATGCGCTCCGACTTTACCAACACCATCAAGATGCGCAAGAAGTCACTGGAGGACAGCGCTGCGCGGGAGAAGCCCAAGTCCAAGCCCCAGATCAAGCCGCTCTTGTGTGAGTCCAAGCTGAAGGTGTCCCAGCTGAAGGACAGGTTCCAGGTGtcccctgctcctgcttctgcatctgcatccgcatccgctgCTAACAAACCTCCGCTTGCCTTTGGGCCCTTCAAAATAGCCAAGGTGGCGAGTGTGGGACGCATCAGTAGAA CAGAGGAGTCGGGAAGGAGCGGTAGAGGCACACCCAGTGGATCCGGCAAAGGCAAGCCACCGCAGGTGCGTTCCATGCCCAGCTCTCCGCTGCCCCAGCGATCCGCCACGCCGACGCGGCTGATGAGCCAACGTGTCCGCGAGGCGGCCGAGCGTCTTGCCCAACAGCACACGGTGGCCAGTGCTCAGCGGCACTTGGGCAATGGGAGGGGCACCGGCActggcaatggaaatggcaacagcaatggcaatggcaatagTAATGGCAATGGTAATGGGAACACGGCGGAGACGAATCGCGAATCACGCGCGCGACGTCTCATCAACCGATTCAATAGCGAAACGCAGCATATCACGTCCTAG